ATCCTTTGGACCAATTCCAGACAACATTAGCAACTGCGGAGAGTTGACAGCTCCTGCAGACAATATTACTTCCTTCTTTGCTTTCACATAAAATTTCTTGTTGTCTCGAATGTAGAATACGCCAACAGCCCTGCCATTTTTAATGTCAACTTTTGAGACAACGGTTTTAACTGTGACATGTAAGTTATCCCTGTTGCCAATTTTACCAAGATATTCCAGACATGTACTACTACGAACGCCATTGCGAACATTACTTTGAACGACACTAAATCCCTCTTGATCTTTTCCATTATAATCTGTTATTTCATAACCAAGTTCTTGTCCAGCTTTCATGAAAAGGTTTGTTAAATCAGTCGGTGGACTGTACGACACTGCAAGTGGTCCTCCGCTGCTATGATGCGGAGAGGATTTAAGGTCATCTATCTGGATATCTTCTGATTTCAGAAAGTAAGGCAAAACGTCTTTATAGCTCCATCCATCACACCCATCCGCCGCCCATTCATCGTAGTCAAATTTACTGCCTCGTGTATATTGCATACCGTTGAGAATACCCGATCCTCCCAGGACACGACCACGTGGCCAGTATCCTTTGTTGTCTTTCATACCTTTAAAACACTGTGTCTGTTTTTCAGTGTAAAACTCCCAGTCGAATTCAGTATGTTCTAGGGGACCCCATGCCAATGGAATATGTGTCAGTGGACTGGCGTTGAAATGTTCGCCTGCCTCTAGCAATAAAACCGTTTTGTCACTATCTTCGGATAGTCTCGACGCTAGGACAGAACCAGCTGACCCGCCTCCGACAACGATAAAATCGTATTCGTCAAGTATTTGATCAGTTACAATTGAAGAGTAGTTGCTACTGGGGTACCATTGATACAGGAAGGCAATTAACACACACATTAAGCCAAAACAAACCTGAGTTCCCGCTGACATTGTTCTGTAAATAGAATAAATCGCTCGTTATACCACGAAAAGGAAGTCCTGCTATGTATTGAAGTTTTCCTCTTATTGTTGATTGTTAAATTTGAATGAACAAATTGAAAAATGTCAAACGTGGGTCCAAATCcagtaaatgaataaaatatctgCCATAAAATATGCGGGTTTTATCGAACAAGCCAGacatatcaactgaaacataTGGTCGCTGATTTCTTATTTCATTGCTATTTATCTTCATATCTTCATTTCAGTTTTCTATGGCGGTAAGACTGAACGACACATAAgcaaagcaaaaataatttaacatgCTTAAATGGAGATCTTGGTTCTCTTTTTTGAGTCATCATTAAgatcttttcttttcatttaattgtgtaaATAAGGGAAAATGCtgtatattaatacatgtataaaattatatttttgtagggtttaacgttgcgccgacacaattataggtcaaatggcgactttcaatctttgatgttggaggaagacccatgTGCCCCTCCGCTCATCACTTCATCACGGGCTGGCACCTGGTAAGacccactgaccttccgtaagcaagctggatggcttcctcacatgaagaactcaacgccTCGGGTAAGGCTCTAACCAAAATCGGTAAGGGAAAAGTGACTCGAAGTCAGTCAGCGTTCTCAACGACTCGGCCACGGAAGCTCCTATAAAATCATATTTACCCACAAACTTTAAAAGTAACAAGCAAAACTATAAATACTTaaagtaaactttaaaaaaaaatcaaaacaatatgtCAAGCACAATACCTAAAATTGTAAACCTAGAAATTGTAGTGGAAGGATATAGCAGGCTGTTTGCTTCAAACAACTATCAACAAATACCTTATAAGTAAATGAAAGATATAAAAATGGTGATGGTGTAAACGTAGGGGAAAGGGTAAGTAAAATGTTTAAGGGTTTAAAATGAAATAGGTGGGATGGAGGGAAGAATCACCACtaacatataaaacaatatacaaaacattaaaaacgAGACGTTAGACTGACATCAACCGTTAGAGTCCTTTGAAATAAACATCAATGCCACAATATTCTCTTAAATATCACTTcctgaaaaaatacattaattctTAACAACTAGACAAATACGAACTGAGCTGAATTCTGCGCAGCTAATAATCACCATAAAATCGGATATCACTGCAAATttgttcatgatgtaacatatAGAattgaatagaaaaagtggaaactacacaggtcgctcaacacgacaaaaacgaaaatgttgcaggctttgtttgattgagcctgttcaaggaCGGTATGTGGAATGCAtgataccgtccacgccctctagccccgggttgagcagaactcaacatttagagcagaactcaacatgtacacatgttacaagtacaaacaagaggaccatgatggtcctgaatcgctcaccagTCCCACATGAACTGagcatgacgtcgtttttttctattatttgacatagtgacctagtttta
The sequence above is a segment of the Mercenaria mercenaria strain notata chromosome 3, MADL_Memer_1, whole genome shotgun sequence genome. Coding sequences within it:
- the LOC123524919 gene encoding glucose dehydrogenase [FAD, quinone]-like isoform X1, producing MFYIIRTMSAGTQVCFGLMCVLIAFLYQWYPSSNYSSIVTDQILDEYDFIVVGGGSAGSVLASRLSEDSDKTVLLLEAGEHFNASPLTHIPLAWGPLEHTEFDWEFYTEKQTQCFKGMKDNKGYWPRGRVLGGSGILNGMQYTRGSKFDYDEWAADGCDGWSYKDVLPYFLKSEDIQIDDLKSSPHHSSGGPLAVSYSPPTDLTNLFMKAGQELGYEITDYNGKDQEGFSVVQSNVRNGVRSSTCLEYLGKIGNRDNLHVTVKTVVSKVDIKNGRAVGVFYIRDNKKFYVKAKKEVILSAGAVNSPQLLMLSGIGPKDHLDEMGISVIKDLPVGKYLKDHQLVVLPSVINKPYGFTKNQLLSQWTRFQYDWFKSGPLANTGLDGSAFLHLDKSKRGKTYPDIQIIFFNFPFADNIFDFKDEIANEYLVQDGSLHGFSTDICITHPVSTGTLKLRSTDPFDPPAIDPQYFSDKRDVETMIGGIRIWEKLTETETFKDLGVNINQLKLSFCSQFEFRSDEYWECFIRHVSATEYHHACTCRMGGENDPLAVVDPQLRVKGIKGLRVVDASVLHNITSGNTNAPTIMIAEKAADMIRGKDTVSKYRKTF
- the LOC123524919 gene encoding glucose dehydrogenase [FAD, quinone]-like isoform X2, which produces MSAGTQVCFGLMCVLIAFLYQWYPSSNYSSIVTDQILDEYDFIVVGGGSAGSVLASRLSEDSDKTVLLLEAGEHFNASPLTHIPLAWGPLEHTEFDWEFYTEKQTQCFKGMKDNKGYWPRGRVLGGSGILNGMQYTRGSKFDYDEWAADGCDGWSYKDVLPYFLKSEDIQIDDLKSSPHHSSGGPLAVSYSPPTDLTNLFMKAGQELGYEITDYNGKDQEGFSVVQSNVRNGVRSSTCLEYLGKIGNRDNLHVTVKTVVSKVDIKNGRAVGVFYIRDNKKFYVKAKKEVILSAGAVNSPQLLMLSGIGPKDHLDEMGISVIKDLPVGKYLKDHQLVVLPSVINKPYGFTKNQLLSQWTRFQYDWFKSGPLANTGLDGSAFLHLDKSKRGKTYPDIQIIFFNFPFADNIFDFKDEIANEYLVQDGSLHGFSTDICITHPVSTGTLKLRSTDPFDPPAIDPQYFSDKRDVETMIGGIRIWEKLTETETFKDLGVNINQLKLSFCSQFEFRSDEYWECFIRHVSATEYHHACTCRMGGENDPLAVVDPQLRVKGIKGLRVVDASVLHNITSGNTNAPTIMIAEKAADMIRGKDTVSKYRKTF